The following are encoded together in the Thunnus maccoyii chromosome 18, fThuMac1.1, whole genome shotgun sequence genome:
- the rogdi gene encoding protein rogdi homolog yields the protein MLNPQRSLSELPKMSAASQVERAVLEEEFNWLLKEEVHSVLKQLQDVLKEASRRFSMPTPGLESQLKQENFILGSSTMDQVKGVLTLQGEALTQADINLKVAKSSQVLHFQFREDKQWKLQQIQDARNHVNQALQLLNSHDESYHFKTGAEVNKLMDAVMLQLTRARNRLTTPASMTLPELATSGLMKMFTPPMPGDVMVNFYINLSKLCLTVYQLHVLPPNTTKNFKPAGSSVLHNPGAMFELNNNRFEVSHVHKVECVVPWLNDTLVFFTISLQLCQQLKDKISVFSSFWNYRPF from the exons ATGCTGAACCCGCAGAGATCTCTGTCTGAACTGCCCAAGATGTCCGCTGCCAGCCAAGTGGAGAGAGCCGTGCtg GAGGAGGAGTTCAATTGGCTGCTTAAAGAAGAAGTACATTCTGTCCTGAAGCAACTCCAGGATGTCCTCAAG GAGGCATCTAGACGTTTCTCCATGCCGACGCCAGGCCTGGAGAGTCAGCTCAAACAGGAAAACTTCATCCTCGGCAGCTCAAC CATGGATCAAGTGAAGGGAGTGCTGACTCTGCAGGGAGAGGCTCTGACTCAGGCT GACATAAACCTGAAGGTTGCGAAGAGCAGCCAAGTGCTGCACTTTCAGTTCAGGGAGGACAAGCAATGGAAactgcagcag ATCCAGGATGCCAGGAACCATGTGAACCAGGCTCTCCAGCTGCTGAACAGCCATGATGAGAGCTACCACTTCAAGACAGGGGCTGAGGTGAACAAG CTGATGGACGCAGTGATGCTCCAGCTGACACGAGCGCGGAACCGCCTCACCACCCCGGCCTCCATGACGCTGCCTGAGCTGGCTACCAGTGGCCTGATG aaaatgttcactCCTCCCATGCCCGGGGATGTGATGGTGAATTTTTACATCAATTTAAGCAAACTGTGTCTGACGGTCTACCAGCTTCACGTGCTGCCTCCCAACACCACCAAG AATTTCAAACCAGCTGGAAGCTCAGTGCTGCACAACCCTGGAGCCATGTT TGAGCTCAACAACAACCGCTTCGAGGTGAGCCATGTTCACAAGGTGGAGTGTGTGGTACCTTGGCTTAATGATACGCTGGTGTTCTTCACCATCTCCCTGCAACTCTGTCAGCAGCTCAAGGACAAG ATATCTGTCTTCTCCAGCTTCTGGAACTACAGACCTTTCTAA
- the smim22 gene encoding small integral membrane protein 22: protein MDQRDIQQEFKDQFQDVVSRLQSKHFFQSDWDIASFAIFFIFIGMVLLMVILVLIRCCCCCCCDEGKPRKRKVGAANHAFETELH from the exons ATGGATCAGAGGGACATCCAGCAGGAGTTTAAGGATCAGTTTCAAGATGTGGTCTCCAGACTGCAGTCCAAGCACTTCTTCCAGTCTGACTGGGACATCGCCTCTTTTGCaatcttcttcatcttcatcg GTATGGTTCTGCTGATGGTCATCCTGGTCCTCatccgctgctgctgctgctgttgctgtgatgagggcaaa CCTCGAAAACGGAAGGTTGGAGCGGCGAACCATGCTTTCGAGACTGAACTACACTGA